A region of Mauremys mutica isolate MM-2020 ecotype Southern chromosome 24, ASM2049712v1, whole genome shotgun sequence DNA encodes the following proteins:
- the MED16 gene encoding mediator of RNA polymerase II transcription subunit 16 isoform X2, protein MDLAYVCEWEKRPKSNHCPSIPLVCAWSCRNLIAFTTDLKNEEEKDLTHMIHILDTEHPWDVYSINSGHIEIITCLEWDQSGSRLLSADADGHIQCWSMTDHLANSWENTVGSMVEGDPIVALSWLHNGVKLALHVEKSGASNFGEKFSRVKFSPSLTLFGGKPMEGWIAVTISGLVTVSLLKPNGQVLTSTESLCRLRCRVALADIAFTGGGNIVVATSDGSSTSPVQFYKVCVSVVNEKCKIDTEILPSLFMRCTTDPARKDKYPAITHLKFLARDMSEQVLLCASNQNSSIVECWSLRKEGLPVNNIFQQISPVVGDKQPMILKWRILSATNDLDRVSAVALPKLPISLTNTDLKVANDTKFFPGLGLALAFHDGSVHIVHRLSLQTMAVFYGSSSQRPVDEQAIKRQRSAGPLVHFKAMQLSWTSLALVGIDNHGKLSMLRISPSMGHVLDMNMSLRHLLFLLEYCMVTGYDWWDILLHVQPNMVQNLVEKLHEEYMRQNAALQQVLSTRIVAMKASLCKLSSNTVARVCDYHAKLFLIAISCTLKSLLRPHFLNTPDKSPGDRLTEICSKITDIDIDKVMINLKTEEFVLEMTTLQSLQQLIQWVGDFVLYLLASLPNQVAMKLTRASQTIP, encoded by the exons ATGGATTTGGCATATGTCTGTGAGTGGGAAAAAAGGCCCAAAAGCAACCACTGTCCGTCCATCCCGCTGGTGTGTGCTTGGTCCTGCAGGAACCTGATTGCCTTCACAACAGACCTCAAAAATGAGGAGGAAAAAG ATCTTACCCACATGATCCATATCCTGGACACTGAGCATCCATGGGATGTTTATTCCATTAACTCTGGGCACATTGAAATCATCACCTGTTTGGAATGGGATCAGTCAG GTTCCAGGCTTCTGTCAGCAGATGCAGATGGACACATCCAGTGCTGGAGCATGACAGatcacctggccaacagctgggAGAACACCGTGGGTAGCATGGTGGAGGGAGATCCAATCGTGGCTCTTTCCTGGTTGCACAATGGCGTGAAGCTAGCCCTGCACGTGGAAAAG TCTGGAGCATCGAACTTCGGCGAGAAGTTTTCCCGGGTCAAGTTCTCTCCCTCCCTGACTCTGTTTGGTGGGAAGCCCATGGAAGGCTGGATCGCTGTGACCATCAGCGGCCTGGTGACAGTCTCTCTCCTCAAGCCCAATGGGCAAGTGCTGACATCCACGGAGAGCTTGTGCCGTCTGCGCTGCCGTGTCGCCCTGGCAGACATTGCCTTCACGGGTGGGGGAAACATCGTGGTAGCCACCTCGGATGGCAGCAGCACTTCTCCCGTCCAGTTTTACAAGGTCTGCGTCAGCGTAGTGAACGAGAAATGCAAAATTGACACAGAGATTCTGCCCTCCCTTTTCATGCGGTGCACCACAGACCCAGCCCGCAAGGACAAGTATCCAGCCATCACTCACCTGAAATTCCTCGCCAGGGACATGTCCGAGCAG gtgctgctctgtgcctccaaCCAGAACAGCAGCATCGTGGAGTGCTGGTCTCTCCGGAAAGAGGGCTTGCCAGTCAATAACATCTTCCAACAGATCTCTCCTGTGG TTGGAGACAAGCAGCCGATGATACTGAAATGGCGGATTCTCTCCGCCACCAATGATTTGGATCGTGTTTCAGCTGTGGCTTTGCCGAAACTGCCAATCTCCCTAACCAATACTGATCTGAAAGTGGCCAATGACACCAAATTCTTCCCTGGACTGG GTCTTGCTTTGGCCTTCCACGACGGTAGCGTCCACATAGTTCATCGCCTGTCCTTGCAGACCATGGCAGTGTTCTATGGTTCTTCCTCTCAGCGCCCAGTGGATGAGCAGGCAATCAAAAGGCAGCGGTCAGCCGGTCCTTTGGTTCACTTCAAAGCCATGCAGCTCTCCTGGACTTCGCTGGCCCTGGTCGGGATTGATAACCATGGCAAG CTGAGCATGCTCCGGATCTCTCCCTCCATGGGCCATGTGCTGGACATGAACATGTCTCTCCGCCACCTGCTCTTTCTCCTGGAATACTGCATGGTGACAGGGTACGACTGGTGGGATATCCTGCTCCATGTTCAGCCCAACATGGTGCAGAACCTGGTGGAGAAGCTGCATGAGGAATATATGCGCCAGAATGCAGCCCTGCAGCAG GTTCTCTCCACCCGCATCGTTGCCATGAAGGCCTCTCTCTGCAAGCTTTCCTCCAACACGGTGGCACGCGTGTGTGACTATCATGCCAAGCTCTTTCTGATCGCCATCAGCTGCACCTTGAAATCGCTGCTCCGCCCACACTTCCTGAACACTCCAGACAAGAGCCCTGGTGACCGGCTCACCGAGATCTGCTCCAAGATTACGGACATAG ACATTGACAAAGTGATGATTAACCTGAAGACAGAGGAGTTTGTCCTGGAGATGACTACCCTGCAGTCCCTGCAGCAGCTCATCCAGTGGGTGGGAGACTTTGTGCTCTATCTACTTGCCAGCCTCCCTAACCAG